One window of the Benincasa hispida cultivar B227 chromosome 3, ASM972705v1, whole genome shotgun sequence genome contains the following:
- the LOC120072648 gene encoding extra-large guanine nucleotide-binding protein 1-like isoform X2, with translation MPLVEAMVSDPVDGIQYSFAKEYKGPPVPYDLPQALPINVEQIPVAAVVAEVPFTHKMSLPVVQPILAQDVLSKKFSKELEPAGGKSVVSPTSVIAFDRSTEDSHRCLSKESDSGSERTVSPTSVIAFEDRVVCNHGCQLSGDLSSSGALEFSNGQIVSGELSDVGNCSRVFACSSISQGNSSELLGDAGSSCTIEFSGSFNKSQRSSGSLIASNCRKESIDFNDINQVDWVSTESILSTDYPSSRVSSMKVVKEGGGDGRRSAATFLDPESDYTYNEEYSQDGPETLRMRREPLRKGKRGSCYRCCKGNRFTEKEVCIVCDAKYCSNCVLRAMGSMPEGRKCVTCIGFPIDESKRGNLGKCSRMLKRLLNELEIRQVMKAEKCCEANQLPPEYVCVNGEPLSFEELTMLQTCPNPPKKLKPGNYWYDKVSGLWGKEGQKPSKIITPHLNIGGPIKADASSGNTKIFINGREITKVELRMLQLAGVQCAGNPHFWVNEDGSYQEEGQKNTKGYIWGKAGTKLVCALLSLPVPSKSSTCSGEPDSNLVYRTFPDYLALQKLLLVGYDGSGTSTIFKQAKILYKDAPFSKDEREIIKLKIQSNVYGYLGIILEGRERFEEDSLAEIRRKLSDEVEPAGSSSVDPDKSIYSIGPRLKAFSDWLLKTMVSGTLETIFPAATREYAPLVEELWNDAAIQATYKRGSELEMLPNVAHYFLERVVDILTTDFEPSDSDILYAEGLISSNGLACVDFSFPQPAPDDDIDTADQHNSLLRYQLIRAHARGIGENCKWLEMFEDIGIVIFCVSLSDYDQFAIDGNGDSVNKMLLSRKFFESLVTHPTFDQMDFLVLLNKYDLFEEKIERVPLTQCEWFDDFHPMISRNRSNSQNTINSSPSLGQLGFHYIAVKFKRLFTSLTGRKLYVSPVKGLEPYSVDAALKYAREIVKWDEERTNFSLSEYSVYGTEESSFSH, from the exons ATGCCTCTGGTGGAGGCAATGGTTTCGGATCCTGTTGATGGTATACAGTATTCGTTTGCCAAGGAGTATAAAGGTCCACCGGTGCCGTATGATCTTCCTCAGGCTCTTCCGATCAACGTGGAGCAGATTCCGGTGGCTGCGGTGGTAGCTGAGGTTCCATTTACTCATAAAATGTCTTTGCCGGTTGTTCAACCGATTTTAGCGCAGGATGTTCTGAGTAAGAAGTTCTCTAAAGAGTTGGAACCTGCTGGAGGGAAGTCTGTGGTTTCACCTACATCTGTTATTGCCTTTGATCGGAGTACCGAGGATAGTCACAGGTGTCTGTCGAAGGAATCAGATTCTGGCTCTGAAAGAACTGTTTCACCAACTTCTGTTATTGCCTTTGAGGACAGAGTGGTGTGTAATCATGGGTGTCAATTATCTGGTGATTTGAGTAGTTCAGGTGCTTTGGAGTTTTCAAATGGCCAAATTGTTTCTGGCGAATTGTCGGATGTTGGCAACTGCTCCAGGGTTTTTGCCTGCTCATCAATCAGTCAAGGAAATTCTTCTGAGTTATTAGGTGACGCTGGGAGCTCTTGCACGATAGAGTTTTCTGGAAGCTTTAATAAATCGCAGCGAAGCTCAGGTTCTTTGATAGCTTCAAATTGTAGGAAGGAAAGCATAGATTTCAATGATATCAATCAAGTTGATTGGGTCTCCACAGAATCAATACTGAGTACGGACTATCCATCTTCCCGCGTTTCATCTATGAAAGTTGTAAAAGAGGGAGGTGGTGATGGTAGGCGGTCAGCTGCAACATTTCTTGACCCTGAGTCTGATTATACATATAATGAAGAGTATAGTCAGGATGGGCCAGAAACATTGCGAATGAGAAGAGAACCActaagaaaaggaaagagagGATCTTGTTATCGATGCTGCAAGGGGAACCGGTTTACTGAAAAGGAGGTCTGCATTGTGTGTGATGCCAAGTATTGTAGCAACTGTGTGCTTAGAGCTATGGGTTCAATGCCTGAAGGTCGCAAATGTGTTACTTGCATAGGTTTTCCTATTGATGAGTCTAAGCGAGGAAATTTGGGAAAATGTTCCAGGATGCTTAAGAGGCTGCTGAATGAATTGGAGATTCGACAGGTTATGAAGGCTGAGAAGTGTTGTGAGGCGAATCAGCTACCACCAGAGTATGTTTGTGTGAATGGGGAACCTTTATCTTTTGAGGAGCTTACAATGCTACAAACCTGCCCCAACCCACCAAAGAAGCTAAAACCAGGAAATTATTGGTATGACAAAGTTTCTGGTCTGTGGGGAAAG GAAGGACAGAAACCTTCAAAGATAATTACGCCTCATCTTAACATCGGTGGGCCTATTAAGGCAGATGCTAGCAGTGGAAATACAAAGATTTTTATAAATGGCCGAGAAATTACAAAAGTAGAGCTCCGGATGCTGCAG TTGGCTGGAGTTCAATGCGCTGGTAATCCACACTTTTGGGTCAATGAGGATGGATCGTACCAAGAGGAGGGTCAGAAGAACACCAAAGGGTACATATGGGGGAAG GCTGGAACGAAGCTTGTCTGTGCTTTGTTATCACTACCGGTTCCTTCTAAATCTTCAACTTGTTCTGGGGAACCAGACAGCAACCTTGTTTACAGAACTTTTCCTGACTACCTTGCTCTTCAAAAGCTCCTTTTAGTTGGTTATGATGGATCTGGGACAAGTACTATATTCAAGCAG GCCAAAATTCTATATAAGGATGCACCTTTCTCTAAAGATGAACGtgaaattattaaattgaaGATCCAGAGCAATGTGTACGGATATCTTGGTATAATTCTTGAAGGCCGTGAGCGATTTGAGGAGGACAGTTTGGCTGAAATAAGGAGAAAACTATCTGATGAAGTTGAGCCTGCTG GGAGCTCGAGTGTTGATCCTGACAAAAGCATATACTCAATTGGGCCAAGATTGAAAGCATTCTCCGATTGGCTTCTCAAGACTATGGTATCAGGAACTTTGGAGACTATCTTTCCTGCAGCTACTCGAGAATATGCACCGTTGGTTGAAGAGCTATGGAATGATGCTGCTATTCAGGCTACCTACAAACGAGGAAGTGAGTTGGAAATGCTGCCAAACGTTGCTCATTATTTCCTAGAAAGA GTAGTGGACATTTTGACAACCGATTTTGAACCTTCGGATTCAGATATCCTATATGCAGAGGGTCTTATTTCATCCAATGGACTTGCTTGTGTAGATTTCTCATTTCCACAACCTGCACCTGATGATGATATAGACACTGCCGATCAGCACAACTCTCTGCTTAG GTATCAACTTATTAGAGCCCATGCAAGAGGAATTGGTGAAAATTGCAAGTGGCTGGAGATGTTTGAGGACATTGGGATTGTTATTTTTTGCGTTTCTCTAAGCGACTATGATCAGTTTGCCATTGATGGAAATGGGGATTCTGTGAATAAGATGTTACTTAGCAGGAAATTCTTTGAAAGCTTGGTTACTCATCCGACCTTCGATCAAATGGACTTCCTTGTATTACTGAACAAATACGATCTGTTTGAAGAGAAGATAGAACGGGTACCATTAACTCAGTGCGAGTGGTTTGACGACTTCCATCCAATGATCAGCCGCAACCGCTCTAACAGCCAGAACACTATAAACAGCAGCCCCTCGCTAGGGCAACTTGGTTTCCACTACATTGCAGTAAAATTCAAAAGACTCTTCACCTCATTAACTGGGCGGAAGTTGTATGTTTCACCTGTGAAGGGTTTAGAGCCCTACAGTGTCGATGCAGCTCTTAAATATGCAAGGGAAATAGTGAAGTGGGATGAAGAAAGAACCAACTTTAGCTTGAGTGAGTACTCAGTCTACGGCACAGAGGAAAGCTCATTTTCTCACTAA
- the LOC120072648 gene encoding extra-large guanine nucleotide-binding protein 1-like isoform X1 — translation MPLVEAMVSDPVDGIQYSFAKEYKGPPVPYDLPQALPINVEQIPVAAVVAEVPFTHKMSLPVVQPILAQDVLSKKFSKELEPAGGKSVVSPTSVIAFDRSTEDSHRCLSKESDSGSERTVSPTSVIAFEDRVVCNHGCQLSGDLSSSGALEFSNGQIVSGELSDVGNCSRVFACSSISQGNSSELLGDAGSSCTIEFSGSFNKSQRSSGSLIASNCRKESIDFNDINQVDWVSTESILSTDYPSSRVSSMKVVKEGGGDGRRSAATFLDPESDYTYNEEYSQDGPETLRMRREPLRKGKRGSCYRCCKGNRFTEKEVCIVCDAKYCSNCVLRAMGSMPEGRKCVTCIGFPIDESKRGNLGKCSRMLKRLLNELEIRQVMKAEKCCEANQLPPEYVCVNGEPLSFEELTMLQTCPNPPKKLKPGNYWYDKVSGLWGKEGQKPSKIITPHLNIGGPIKADASSGNTKIFINGREITKVELRMLQLAGVQCAGNPHFWVNEDGSYQEEGQKNTKGYIWGKAGTKLVCALLSLPVPSKSSTCSGEPDSNLVYRTFPDYLALQKLLLVGYDGSGTSTIFKQAKILYKDAPFSKDEREIIKLKIQSNVYGYLGIILEGRERFEEDSLAEIRRKLSDEVEPAAGSSSVDPDKSIYSIGPRLKAFSDWLLKTMVSGTLETIFPAATREYAPLVEELWNDAAIQATYKRGSELEMLPNVAHYFLERVVDILTTDFEPSDSDILYAEGLISSNGLACVDFSFPQPAPDDDIDTADQHNSLLRYQLIRAHARGIGENCKWLEMFEDIGIVIFCVSLSDYDQFAIDGNGDSVNKMLLSRKFFESLVTHPTFDQMDFLVLLNKYDLFEEKIERVPLTQCEWFDDFHPMISRNRSNSQNTINSSPSLGQLGFHYIAVKFKRLFTSLTGRKLYVSPVKGLEPYSVDAALKYAREIVKWDEERTNFSLSEYSVYGTEESSFSH, via the exons ATGCCTCTGGTGGAGGCAATGGTTTCGGATCCTGTTGATGGTATACAGTATTCGTTTGCCAAGGAGTATAAAGGTCCACCGGTGCCGTATGATCTTCCTCAGGCTCTTCCGATCAACGTGGAGCAGATTCCGGTGGCTGCGGTGGTAGCTGAGGTTCCATTTACTCATAAAATGTCTTTGCCGGTTGTTCAACCGATTTTAGCGCAGGATGTTCTGAGTAAGAAGTTCTCTAAAGAGTTGGAACCTGCTGGAGGGAAGTCTGTGGTTTCACCTACATCTGTTATTGCCTTTGATCGGAGTACCGAGGATAGTCACAGGTGTCTGTCGAAGGAATCAGATTCTGGCTCTGAAAGAACTGTTTCACCAACTTCTGTTATTGCCTTTGAGGACAGAGTGGTGTGTAATCATGGGTGTCAATTATCTGGTGATTTGAGTAGTTCAGGTGCTTTGGAGTTTTCAAATGGCCAAATTGTTTCTGGCGAATTGTCGGATGTTGGCAACTGCTCCAGGGTTTTTGCCTGCTCATCAATCAGTCAAGGAAATTCTTCTGAGTTATTAGGTGACGCTGGGAGCTCTTGCACGATAGAGTTTTCTGGAAGCTTTAATAAATCGCAGCGAAGCTCAGGTTCTTTGATAGCTTCAAATTGTAGGAAGGAAAGCATAGATTTCAATGATATCAATCAAGTTGATTGGGTCTCCACAGAATCAATACTGAGTACGGACTATCCATCTTCCCGCGTTTCATCTATGAAAGTTGTAAAAGAGGGAGGTGGTGATGGTAGGCGGTCAGCTGCAACATTTCTTGACCCTGAGTCTGATTATACATATAATGAAGAGTATAGTCAGGATGGGCCAGAAACATTGCGAATGAGAAGAGAACCActaagaaaaggaaagagagGATCTTGTTATCGATGCTGCAAGGGGAACCGGTTTACTGAAAAGGAGGTCTGCATTGTGTGTGATGCCAAGTATTGTAGCAACTGTGTGCTTAGAGCTATGGGTTCAATGCCTGAAGGTCGCAAATGTGTTACTTGCATAGGTTTTCCTATTGATGAGTCTAAGCGAGGAAATTTGGGAAAATGTTCCAGGATGCTTAAGAGGCTGCTGAATGAATTGGAGATTCGACAGGTTATGAAGGCTGAGAAGTGTTGTGAGGCGAATCAGCTACCACCAGAGTATGTTTGTGTGAATGGGGAACCTTTATCTTTTGAGGAGCTTACAATGCTACAAACCTGCCCCAACCCACCAAAGAAGCTAAAACCAGGAAATTATTGGTATGACAAAGTTTCTGGTCTGTGGGGAAAG GAAGGACAGAAACCTTCAAAGATAATTACGCCTCATCTTAACATCGGTGGGCCTATTAAGGCAGATGCTAGCAGTGGAAATACAAAGATTTTTATAAATGGCCGAGAAATTACAAAAGTAGAGCTCCGGATGCTGCAG TTGGCTGGAGTTCAATGCGCTGGTAATCCACACTTTTGGGTCAATGAGGATGGATCGTACCAAGAGGAGGGTCAGAAGAACACCAAAGGGTACATATGGGGGAAG GCTGGAACGAAGCTTGTCTGTGCTTTGTTATCACTACCGGTTCCTTCTAAATCTTCAACTTGTTCTGGGGAACCAGACAGCAACCTTGTTTACAGAACTTTTCCTGACTACCTTGCTCTTCAAAAGCTCCTTTTAGTTGGTTATGATGGATCTGGGACAAGTACTATATTCAAGCAG GCCAAAATTCTATATAAGGATGCACCTTTCTCTAAAGATGAACGtgaaattattaaattgaaGATCCAGAGCAATGTGTACGGATATCTTGGTATAATTCTTGAAGGCCGTGAGCGATTTGAGGAGGACAGTTTGGCTGAAATAAGGAGAAAACTATCTGATGAAGTTGAGCCTGCTG CAGGGAGCTCGAGTGTTGATCCTGACAAAAGCATATACTCAATTGGGCCAAGATTGAAAGCATTCTCCGATTGGCTTCTCAAGACTATGGTATCAGGAACTTTGGAGACTATCTTTCCTGCAGCTACTCGAGAATATGCACCGTTGGTTGAAGAGCTATGGAATGATGCTGCTATTCAGGCTACCTACAAACGAGGAAGTGAGTTGGAAATGCTGCCAAACGTTGCTCATTATTTCCTAGAAAGA GTAGTGGACATTTTGACAACCGATTTTGAACCTTCGGATTCAGATATCCTATATGCAGAGGGTCTTATTTCATCCAATGGACTTGCTTGTGTAGATTTCTCATTTCCACAACCTGCACCTGATGATGATATAGACACTGCCGATCAGCACAACTCTCTGCTTAG GTATCAACTTATTAGAGCCCATGCAAGAGGAATTGGTGAAAATTGCAAGTGGCTGGAGATGTTTGAGGACATTGGGATTGTTATTTTTTGCGTTTCTCTAAGCGACTATGATCAGTTTGCCATTGATGGAAATGGGGATTCTGTGAATAAGATGTTACTTAGCAGGAAATTCTTTGAAAGCTTGGTTACTCATCCGACCTTCGATCAAATGGACTTCCTTGTATTACTGAACAAATACGATCTGTTTGAAGAGAAGATAGAACGGGTACCATTAACTCAGTGCGAGTGGTTTGACGACTTCCATCCAATGATCAGCCGCAACCGCTCTAACAGCCAGAACACTATAAACAGCAGCCCCTCGCTAGGGCAACTTGGTTTCCACTACATTGCAGTAAAATTCAAAAGACTCTTCACCTCATTAACTGGGCGGAAGTTGTATGTTTCACCTGTGAAGGGTTTAGAGCCCTACAGTGTCGATGCAGCTCTTAAATATGCAAGGGAAATAGTGAAGTGGGATGAAGAAAGAACCAACTTTAGCTTGAGTGAGTACTCAGTCTACGGCACAGAGGAAAGCTCATTTTCTCACTAA
- the LOC120072649 gene encoding putative B3 domain-containing protein At5g66980 — protein sequence MAIVDSSSRISSSLEFFKVFFPNSSSERMSIPPAFVKYFNGRIPSEAVIRDQSGKSWHVTLEELKNVVFFKDGWQEFVDSHLLKLGEFLVFQYDGSHMFDVKIFSKNGCKKKLVSRTGTPFPVAKVKDEPQSEHDYSTSLTRCKRSDSEVRSTGSGTAPKSKRRSTSNLEELSPSNNTEHISTKSPTFEHIVRHWSRNSIHIPKPAIVTHNILLKPNVVIVDEMGRSWVVTAKPISRGRFALTTGWPAFFRENSLIPGDECTFEFVLGSNNICGELKVKIMRTLEITQQEKQTTMVQEE from the exons ATGGCAATAGTGGATTCCAGCAGCAGAATCTCTTCTAGCCTTGAGTTCTTCAAGGTTTTTTTCCCCAATTCCAGTTCTGAGCGTATG AGTATACCACCTGCTTTTGTGAAGTATTTTAATGGAAGGATACCAAGTGAAGCTGTTATCAGAGATCAAAGCGGAAAATCTTGGCATGTTACCTTGGAAGAACTGAAGAATGTTGTGTTTTTCAAGGATGGCTGGCAAGAATTTGTTGACAGCCACCTCTTGAAACTTGgagagtttttagtttttcaatacGATGGGAGTCATATGTTTGATGTTAAGATATTTAGTAAAAATGGATGCAAGAAAAAGCTAGTATCAAGAACCGGTACTCCTTTCCCAGTTGCGAAGGTCAAAGATGAGCCCCAATCTGAGCACGATTATAGTACATCCTTAACTCGTTGCAAAAGAAGTGATTCAGAAGTTAGATCCACTGGTTCAG GCACTGCCCCTAAATCAAAGAGAAGATCAACATCAAATCTTGAAGAACTTAGTCCCTCTAACAACACAGAACATATTTCGACAAAATCACCAACCTTCGAGCACATAGttaggcattggtcacgtaaCTCCATT CATATTCCTAAACCGGCGATAGTTACCCATAACATCTTGCTGAAGCCAAATGTGGTTATTGTAGATGAAATGGGCAGGTCGTGGGTGGTGACCGCGAAGCCAATTAGCCGTGGTCGGTTTGCCTTGACCACTGGTTGGCCTGCTTTCTTCAGGGAAAATAGTTTGATACCAGGCGATGAATGTACATTTGAGTTTGTTCTTGGTTCGAATAACATTTGTGGAGAACTAAAGGTGAAAATCATGCGCACCCTCGAAATAACTCAACAAGAAAAACAGACAACAATGGTGCAAGAGGAATGA